The proteins below come from a single Rhodospirillaceae bacterium genomic window:
- a CDS encoding TetR family transcriptional regulator encodes MRGPGRPPKTDGSGLETRERLVRSGIEILTEKGFASTGLDEVLRKVGVPKGSFYHYFSSKDDFGRAVIDGYAAYFAHKLDRWLLDETRSPLQRLRDFVEDGKDGLRRFEFKRGCLIGNMGQELAGTHEEFRAPLDDVFLDWQSRVERCLKEAVALGELSSGADCAKLAAFFWIGWEGAILRTKLVRNTSPVDLFADTFFAGLPR; translated from the coding sequence ATGCGCGGCCCAGGGCGGCCCCCCAAGACTGACGGCTCGGGCCTTGAAACCCGTGAGCGGCTGGTGCGTTCCGGCATAGAGATTTTGACCGAAAAGGGCTTCGCCAGCACCGGCCTTGACGAAGTGTTAAGGAAGGTTGGTGTGCCCAAGGGATCGTTTTATCACTATTTTTCAAGTAAGGACGATTTTGGACGGGCCGTGATTGACGGATACGCCGCCTACTTCGCCCACAAGCTGGACCGTTGGTTGCTCGATGAAACCCGTTCCCCGCTGCAGCGGCTTCGGGATTTTGTCGAAGACGGCAAGGACGGCCTCAGGCGTTTTGAATTCAAGCGTGGTTGCCTGATCGGCAACATGGGACAGGAATTGGCTGGCACTCACGAAGAATTCCGCGCACCGCTAGACGATGTCTTCCTGGACTGGCAATCGCGTGTCGAGCGATGCCTGAAAGAAGCCGTCGCCTTGGGAGAGCTATCGTCCGGTGCTGATTGCGCCAAATTGGCGGCATTTTTCTGGATCGGTTGGGAAGGTGCGATCCTTCGCACCAAACTGGTTCGCAACACCAGC